The following coding sequences lie in one Treponema sp. OMZ 790 genomic window:
- the ffh gene encoding signal recognition particle protein yields MLENITEKFGGIMRSLSGKSKITEKNIEDTIEEIKTALLDADVNLRVVRRFINATAEEAKGERVLKSVDPGQQFTKIVYDKMTSFLGDEKKSLDLRGPDTQSVILFLGLQGSGKTTSAAKLALKLKNEGRKPLLVACDLVRPAAVEQLSVLGESINIPVYKEETKDALKVAKNALGFAKKNFYDTVIVDTAGRLQIDEDMMKEIVNIKSAVKPLETILVADSMTGQSAVDVAKEFDGQVGLSGLILTKFDSDTRGGAALSLKTITGKPIFYIGTGEKVEDLEPFYPDRIASRILGMGDIVSLVEKAQAVYDEEEAEKLQKKMQSETFSLADMLMQLEQAEKMGPLESMLDMIPGLSGRIDKDKLDLSLLKRQKAIIQSMTLKERDNFRIIGPPRRKRIAKGSGTSVGDVNKLLKQFEKTRQMMRKVSKNKGLQAKMMSGGLFG; encoded by the coding sequence ATGCTCGAAAATATTACCGAAAAATTCGGCGGGATAATGCGCTCTTTGAGCGGTAAATCCAAGATTACCGAAAAAAATATCGAGGACACAATTGAAGAAATAAAGACGGCTCTTTTGGATGCCGACGTAAACTTGCGTGTTGTACGCCGTTTTATAAATGCTACAGCCGAAGAAGCCAAGGGCGAAAGGGTTTTAAAATCCGTAGATCCCGGTCAGCAGTTTACAAAAATCGTATATGACAAGATGACCTCATTTTTGGGAGACGAAAAAAAATCCCTCGACCTCAGGGGCCCTGACACCCAATCGGTCATCCTCTTTTTGGGACTTCAAGGTTCGGGAAAGACGACAAGTGCCGCAAAATTAGCCTTAAAGCTTAAAAACGAGGGCCGTAAACCTCTTTTGGTTGCCTGCGACCTTGTACGCCCGGCTGCCGTGGAACAGCTTTCCGTTTTAGGCGAAAGTATAAATATCCCGGTTTACAAAGAAGAAACAAAGGATGCTCTAAAAGTCGCTAAAAATGCTCTCGGCTTTGCCAAAAAGAACTTTTACGATACGGTTATAGTCGATACGGCAGGCCGCCTCCAAATCGATGAAGACATGATGAAGGAAATCGTCAATATCAAGTCGGCCGTAAAACCTTTGGAAACAATTCTTGTGGCCGACTCAATGACGGGCCAAAGCGCCGTTGATGTTGCAAAGGAATTCGACGGACAGGTTGGGCTTTCCGGCCTAATCCTTACCAAATTCGACTCCGACACAAGAGGCGGTGCAGCTCTTTCTTTAAAAACCATCACAGGTAAGCCTATTTTTTACATAGGTACTGGCGAAAAAGTTGAAGACCTCGAACCCTTTTATCCCGACCGCATCGCAAGCCGAATCTTAGGCATGGGCGACATCGTTTCGCTTGTCGAAAAAGCTCAAGCTGTTTACGATGAAGAAGAGGCCGAAAAGCTTCAAAAAAAGATGCAAAGCGAAACATTCAGTCTTGCCGATATGCTCATGCAGTTGGAACAGGCCGAAAAGATGGGGCCATTGGAGTCCATGCTCGATATGATTCCGGGGCTTTCAGGCCGGATAGACAAGGATAAGCTAGATCTTTCTCTTTTAAAACGCCAAAAGGCTATAATTCAATCTATGACCTTAAAAGAAAGGGATAATTTTAGAATTATAGGGCCTCCCCGCCGTAAACGCATTGCAAAAGGTTCCGGAACATCGGTAGGTGATGTAAATAAACTTTTAAAACAATTTGAAAAAACGCGTCAAATGATGAGGAAGGTATCAAAAAACAAGGGCTTACAGGCAAAGATGATGTCGGGAGGCCTTTTCGGATAG
- a CDS encoding NAD(P)H-dependent glycerol-3-phosphate dehydrogenase, translating to MNDKIAIIGAGSWGTAVACSLGKNGHRVVLWSHTASVADSINTDHINVKYLPNHKLPDTVSASTDMEEVCKDAAFIFLASPSLYLTSAVEELLKFAPFGRDDGSMPYPTIAVLTKGFIPDENGEPRFIIDVLEDMLPDFYKNHLVYVAGPSHGEEVAEGKLTGLIAASQNPMCSIRCREVLKSRNMLVYSSLDIIGVQVCAAAKNVIAVAFGVLDALTVTSDIFGDNTESLLLAAGLNEIQIIGRAMGATHPETFTSISGVGDLDVTCRSKYGRNRRFGDEIITKKILLPFENLDDLIKNIDKIGYLPEGVVACKYLNILAEKRNLKLPICSGLYKILNKELKPLDLIENLLKGDTK from the coding sequence GTGAACGATAAGATTGCCATTATCGGAGCCGGTTCTTGGGGAACGGCTGTTGCCTGTTCTTTAGGGAAAAACGGGCACAGGGTTGTGCTTTGGAGCCATACCGCTTCGGTTGCCGATTCGATAAACACTGACCATATAAATGTAAAATATTTACCCAATCATAAATTGCCGGATACCGTTTCCGCTTCTACCGATATGGAAGAGGTTTGTAAGGATGCCGCATTTATATTTTTGGCAAGCCCCTCGCTTTATTTAACCTCTGCGGTTGAAGAACTGCTTAAATTTGCTCCCTTTGGCCGTGATGACGGCTCGATGCCCTATCCCACGATAGCGGTATTGACAAAAGGCTTTATTCCCGATGAAAACGGCGAGCCTCGTTTTATAATCGATGTTTTGGAGGATATGCTTCCCGATTTTTATAAAAATCATCTGGTTTATGTGGCGGGCCCCAGCCATGGGGAAGAAGTAGCCGAAGGTAAGCTGACCGGCCTTATAGCGGCTTCTCAAAATCCCATGTGTTCTATCCGCTGCCGGGAAGTTTTAAAATCGCGGAATATGCTCGTCTATTCCAGTTTGGATATAATCGGGGTACAGGTTTGTGCTGCCGCTAAAAACGTTATAGCCGTCGCATTCGGGGTTTTAGACGCTTTAACCGTAACTTCCGATATTTTCGGCGACAATACCGAATCCCTCCTCTTGGCAGCCGGTTTAAACGAGATTCAGATAATTGGCCGTGCTATGGGTGCTACCCATCCCGAAACCTTTACATCTATTTCCGGAGTGGGGGACTTGGACGTAACCTGCCGAAGTAAATACGGCAGAAACCGCCGTTTCGGCGACGAAATCATAACAAAAAAGATACTCCTTCCTTTTGAGAATTTGGATGATCTTATTAAAAATATCGATAAAATAGGCTATTTACCGGAAGGAGTAGTAGCCTGTAAATACTTGAACATTCTTGCAGAAAAACGTAATTTAAAGCTGCCCATATGTTCGGGTCTTTATAAAATATTAAACAAAGAATTAAAACCTCTTGACCTAATAGAAAACTTATTGAAGGGAGACACAAAGTAA
- a CDS encoding STAS domain-containing protein, protein MSNNSVIAGFDDEKDDSLKIRLQRVDGLDKCVVVFLNGYIDTYNSAFFQKRIAKIIDGGFIQIVFNCAALNYVSSTGIGSFTAFLKTVKPRGGDIVLLDIQPKVYEIFQLLGFSQFFNIKDALSDAVAFFQSSSTTANAQVFPKIFACPICSKKLKATKAGRFRCSECKTILAIDNNAQVFLG, encoded by the coding sequence ATGAGTAATAACAGTGTTATAGCCGGCTTCGATGATGAAAAAGATGATAGTTTGAAGATCAGGCTTCAAAGAGTAGATGGACTTGATAAATGCGTGGTAGTTTTTTTAAACGGCTACATCGATACCTACAATTCTGCGTTTTTTCAAAAACGCATTGCTAAGATTATAGACGGCGGTTTTATACAGATTGTGTTTAACTGCGCCGCATTAAATTATGTTTCGTCAACAGGTATAGGTTCATTTACGGCCTTTTTGAAAACCGTAAAGCCCAGAGGCGGGGATATAGTTTTATTGGATATTCAGCCCAAGGTATACGAAATATTCCAACTTTTAGGCTTTTCACAATTTTTTAATATCAAAGATGCTTTATCGGATGCTGTAGCGTTTTTCCAAAGCTCAAGTACGACTGCAAATGCACAAGTATTTCCTAAAATATTTGCATGTCCCATATGTTCTAAAAAACTTAAAGCTACCAAGGCCGGCCGATTTAGATGTTCCGAGTGTAAGACCATATTGGCCATCGACAACAATGCTCAAGTATTTTTGGGCTAA
- a CDS encoding GerMN domain-containing protein, with protein MKKKNTSLGCFFWLAFILLIALLFFINKDNIARVFKNTDAISIFQKKEVKDEKEHEVDLEGIQNEIEKIRAAENTGRESEEKTQTADDKPVPQKTSDENKPKNEIEQKKEEKKTPSQPQKEKKTKKDNVKHSAPDEKIREKEEPKHEQKKAEKRSSKIYLVKIESDGKLVRKAVMRELVKTDSPLTDAINSLLQGPTTAEAKQGFRSFIPPDTKLLSIEVKNGVAEINISEDFQFNRYGIEAYQAQLAQIVFTACEFSTVSSVQFLIKGKKKEYLGAEGIWIGSPLSVNSFSL; from the coding sequence ATGAAAAAGAAAAATACATCTTTAGGCTGTTTTTTTTGGCTGGCGTTTATTTTATTGATAGCTCTCCTCTTTTTTATCAACAAAGATAATATCGCCCGAGTTTTCAAAAACACGGACGCAATCAGTATATTCCAAAAAAAAGAAGTAAAAGACGAAAAAGAACATGAAGTAGACCTTGAAGGCATTCAAAATGAAATAGAAAAAATCAGAGCAGCGGAAAACACCGGCAGGGAAAGCGAAGAAAAAACTCAAACGGCAGACGATAAACCGGTACCGCAAAAAACATCCGATGAAAATAAGCCTAAAAATGAAATTGAACAAAAAAAAGAAGAAAAAAAGACGCCTTCTCAGCCTCAAAAAGAAAAAAAGACAAAAAAAGACAATGTTAAACATTCTGCGCCTGATGAAAAAATCAGAGAAAAGGAAGAACCTAAACATGAGCAAAAGAAAGCCGAAAAACGCAGCTCAAAAATTTATTTGGTAAAAATAGAATCCGACGGGAAGCTGGTACGAAAAGCCGTCATGAGAGAACTTGTAAAAACAGACTCCCCTCTTACCGATGCAATAAACAGTCTTTTACAGGGGCCTACAACAGCGGAAGCCAAACAAGGATTCCGTTCGTTTATTCCTCCCGATACAAAACTTTTATCGATCGAAGTAAAAAACGGAGTAGCCGAAATAAACATAAGTGAAGATTTTCAATTTAACCGATACGGTATCGAAGCCTATCAAGCCCAGCTTGCACAAATAGTCTTTACGGCATGCGAATTTTCGACTGTCAGTTCGGTTCAATTTTTGATTAAGGGTAAAAAGAAAGAATATCTTGGTGCAGAAGGTATATGGATAGGTTCCCCTCTTTCAGTTAATTCGTTTAGTTTATAA
- the rpsA gene encoding 30S ribosomal protein S1 has protein sequence MIIAIDGPAGSGKSTLAKMLAERLSITFMNTGSFYRALALAVLRSFGGRNDGSGGQTPDLSDEKKWTSFAEKTELFYKNGSMFLGEENVEAYLRSDAVESIVAPLSAIVPIRRILNKKIREEASKTGAVCEGRDMTTVVFPNADIKFYLDASAEARAKRRFDQGTSNLSLEEIKKTILERDEVDKNKKEGSLKIAPDAIYLDTSGLNINEVYAKMLAKVSAIMPASKSENINNKGLSMEKMEVVKDVEKDSNGNIQAQLQEEYLNNFEAPEAGTIKEGYVVAVNNGTVFVDVGGKSEGHISLDEFDEEPKINDKVNVLIEKTEGSNGHLSVSKLKADRLILQREFKLAYADKTPIEGTILKQVRAGYEVKLGGGLTAFLPLSQADVSRVEKPETLVGLKSKFYIEKLSFNSRSGENIVVNRRKYMEERTEKERDAFFENTKIGDTVKGSVKSFTSFGAFIDLGGFDGLLHINDMSWGHVTRPKDFVKKGEEIELKVIRLDPENKRINLSLKHFTQDPWLQFEDKFHVDDIVTGTVTKTTDFGAFIELDEGIEGLAHISEFSWVKKINKPEDILKPGDKVTCMILGYDIQAGRVSLGLKQVTDNPWDTIEERYPVGTRLTRKVVKITNAGAFISLEEGIDGFLHADDISWIKRVKHPGSELEVDKEIEVIVIECDAESRRIRLGIKQLTDDPWEKFAAAYKIGSTVEGEVSSITDFGVFVKVPGDIEGLIHKQNLVESRDETPEEALAKYAVGDKIKAVVIEINPRNKKTAFSIKDFKRKQQQEEISQYMSTEQEDDDSSYTLGDLLKNKPE, from the coding sequence ATGATAATAGCAATTGATGGACCTGCAGGCTCAGGCAAAAGCACTCTGGCAAAGATGCTTGCTGAACGTTTGAGCATCACATTTATGAATACGGGCAGTTTTTACAGGGCTTTGGCTCTGGCTGTACTGCGCTCATTTGGAGGACGAAATGACGGAAGCGGCGGACAGACTCCCGATCTTTCAGATGAAAAAAAATGGACATCATTTGCGGAAAAAACGGAACTTTTTTATAAAAACGGCTCAATGTTTTTAGGTGAAGAAAATGTCGAGGCCTATCTTAGAAGTGATGCCGTAGAATCCATTGTTGCCCCTCTTTCGGCTATAGTTCCCATAAGGCGGATATTAAATAAAAAAATTCGTGAAGAAGCCTCCAAAACAGGAGCTGTTTGTGAAGGACGGGATATGACCACAGTGGTTTTCCCGAATGCCGATATAAAATTTTACCTTGATGCTTCTGCAGAGGCAAGGGCCAAAAGGCGTTTTGATCAGGGAACAAGTAATCTTTCATTGGAAGAAATAAAAAAGACGATTCTTGAAAGAGATGAAGTCGATAAAAACAAAAAAGAAGGAAGTTTAAAAATAGCTCCCGATGCGATATATCTTGATACATCGGGGTTAAATATAAATGAAGTTTATGCAAAAATGCTGGCGAAGGTGTCGGCAATAATGCCGGCGTCAAAGTCGGAAAATATAAATAATAAAGGGTTATCTATGGAAAAGATGGAAGTGGTAAAGGATGTTGAAAAAGACTCCAATGGAAACATCCAAGCACAATTACAAGAGGAGTACTTAAACAATTTTGAGGCTCCAGAGGCGGGGACAATTAAAGAAGGTTATGTTGTTGCTGTAAACAACGGAACCGTTTTTGTCGATGTAGGCGGTAAATCCGAAGGTCATATTTCTTTGGATGAGTTTGATGAAGAACCTAAAATTAACGATAAGGTAAATGTTCTTATCGAAAAAACGGAAGGTTCTAACGGACATTTATCCGTATCAAAACTTAAGGCCGATAGGCTTATTCTTCAAAGAGAGTTTAAACTGGCTTATGCCGATAAAACTCCCATTGAAGGTACTATTTTAAAGCAGGTGCGAGCCGGTTATGAAGTAAAACTCGGCGGCGGTCTGACTGCTTTTTTACCTCTCAGCCAAGCCGATGTCTCACGCGTTGAAAAGCCTGAAACCTTGGTAGGCTTAAAGTCGAAATTTTACATTGAAAAACTGAGCTTTAATTCGCGCTCAGGAGAAAATATTGTTGTAAATCGGCGCAAGTACATGGAAGAGCGTACCGAAAAAGAACGAGACGCTTTTTTTGAAAACACGAAGATAGGCGACACGGTAAAGGGTTCGGTTAAGAGTTTTACAAGTTTCGGCGCCTTTATCGATTTAGGCGGTTTTGACGGTCTTTTGCATATCAATGATATGAGCTGGGGCCACGTAACCCGTCCTAAGGACTTTGTAAAAAAAGGTGAAGAGATTGAACTTAAAGTAATCCGCCTTGACCCCGAGAACAAGAGAATAAATCTTTCGTTAAAGCATTTTACTCAAGATCCGTGGCTTCAGTTTGAAGATAAATTTCATGTTGATGATATTGTTACCGGAACGGTTACGAAGACAACCGACTTCGGTGCTTTTATTGAGTTGGATGAAGGAATCGAAGGTTTGGCCCATATCAGCGAGTTCAGCTGGGTTAAAAAGATTAACAAACCTGAAGACATCTTAAAGCCCGGAGATAAGGTAACATGTATGATTCTCGGCTATGATATTCAGGCCGGAAGAGTTTCTTTAGGGCTAAAGCAGGTTACCGATAATCCTTGGGATACGATTGAAGAGCGCTATCCTGTAGGAACCCGTTTGACAAGAAAGGTTGTAAAAATTACAAATGCAGGCGCCTTTATTTCACTTGAAGAAGGTATTGACGGATTTTTACATGCAGACGATATTTCTTGGATTAAGCGCGTAAAACATCCCGGCAGTGAGCTTGAAGTAGATAAAGAAATTGAAGTTATCGTTATCGAGTGCGATGCCGAATCAAGAAGAATACGCTTGGGTATCAAACAGCTCACCGATGATCCGTGGGAAAAATTTGCCGCAGCTTATAAGATCGGTTCGACTGTCGAAGGTGAAGTTTCATCAATTACCGATTTCGGTGTATTTGTAAAGGTTCCCGGAGATATTGAAGGTCTTATTCACAAACAGAATTTGGTTGAATCCAGAGATGAAACTCCGGAAGAA
- the infA gene encoding translation initiation factor IF-1, protein MAKEEAIEVEGIVKESLPNTMFRVELKNGHVILAHLSGKMRKHYIKIVPGDTVKVALSPYDLTRGRIIFRER, encoded by the coding sequence GTGGCTAAGGAAGAAGCAATTGAAGTTGAAGGTATTGTTAAAGAATCCCTTCCCAACACTATGTTTAGAGTTGAGTTAAAAAACGGACATGTTATTTTGGCTCATTTATCAGGAAAGATGCGAAAGCATTACATTAAAATTGTACCGGGAGATACGGTTAAAGTTGCCCTATCCCCCTATGACTTGACCAGAGGCAGAATTATCTTCAGAGAAAGATAA
- a CDS encoding DnaJ domain-containing protein, which yields MENYYSILNVSRTADDDQIKHAYRSLAMKYHPDKNPDNKIAEEKFKRISEAYSVLSDPQKRKNYDLSISDPFAAFSSDYGRNDNPFGEDIFTSEWWKSWRKTKENNAKKKEKIPLKEAFKIIIRGIVLTIVGILFFTRAVFLGMFGLLLAFYLVSEGIIRIRKGYAAIFS from the coding sequence GTGGAAAATTATTACAGCATATTGAATGTTTCAAGAACAGCTGACGACGACCAAATTAAACATGCATATCGCAGCTTGGCTATGAAATATCATCCCGACAAAAATCCTGACAACAAAATAGCTGAAGAAAAATTTAAAAGGATAAGCGAGGCTTATTCCGTATTATCTGATCCTCAAAAGCGTAAAAATTATGATCTGAGTATTTCGGATCCGTTTGCAGCTTTTAGCAGCGATTACGGCCGAAATGACAATCCCTTCGGTGAAGATATATTTACCTCTGAATGGTGGAAAAGCTGGAGAAAGACAAAAGAAAATAATGCCAAGAAAAAAGAAAAAATTCCCCTCAAAGAGGCTTTTAAAATCATTATACGCGGGATAGTACTAACAATCGTCGGAATTTTGTTTTTTACGAGAGCTGTCTTTTTAGGAATGTTCGGATTGCTTTTAGCCTTTTACCTTGTTTCGGAAGGCATCATCCGAATACGAAAAGGCTATGCCGCGATATTCAGTTAG
- a CDS encoding RNA methyltransferase, producing the protein MNFEKTIILCRPETAANIGAVCRVMANTGLNDLRITGKKEDYDETEVLKLALHASHIWKNARFYPPSVEGLKEAGADCSALAGTSRRTGHKRKNLGMSPEELCLNLKNFYGGRLGLVFGNERTGLTDEELNICSFSVNIPAEEDYGSYNLSHAVLVLCYSLYIAEKGNKPEEKNIHLKKASMKMIQDNAEQICKYLTGLGLFKKGGKKENETFFTELLSSAGASEFDTMHLTEIFKKLFFMYSC; encoded by the coding sequence ATGAACTTTGAAAAAACAATTATTCTTTGCCGGCCTGAAACCGCTGCAAATATAGGAGCTGTATGCCGGGTAATGGCAAATACCGGCCTTAATGACCTAAGAATTACAGGAAAAAAAGAAGATTATGACGAAACCGAGGTCTTAAAACTGGCTCTCCATGCTTCCCATATTTGGAAAAATGCACGATTTTACCCTCCTTCGGTTGAAGGCTTAAAAGAAGCCGGAGCAGATTGCTCTGCATTAGCAGGAACAAGCAGAAGAACCGGGCATAAACGCAAAAATTTAGGAATGAGCCCTGAAGAACTTTGCCTTAATTTAAAAAATTTTTACGGAGGAAGGCTTGGTTTGGTTTTCGGGAATGAAAGAACAGGACTTACGGATGAAGAGCTTAATATATGCTCATTTTCGGTTAATATTCCTGCAGAAGAAGACTACGGCTCTTATAACCTTTCTCATGCGGTTTTAGTCCTTTGCTATTCGCTCTATATAGCCGAAAAAGGCAATAAACCCGAAGAAAAAAACATTCACCTAAAAAAAGCCTCGATGAAGATGATTCAGGATAATGCAGAACAAATATGCAAATACCTTACCGGACTGGGTTTATTTAAAAAGGGAGGAAAAAAAGAAAACGAAACTTTTTTTACCGAACTTTTATCCTCCGCCGGAGCCTCAGAATTCGATACAATGCATTTAACCGAAATTTTTAAGAAACTTTTTTTTATGTATAGTTGTTAG
- a CDS encoding ABC transporter substrate-binding protein has protein sequence MKKSEKNIFKLMILFLFIVSSLSGCKPKAVKTEKKQHDISLAKVLVKKEFVIGIRDDYPPFSFLNLFTTKLEGYDIEIAEELCTKMKIKPIFKVIKWDEREKLLNNGDIDCIWGAFAYSEENAKKYLLTEPYIKSAVILVVKDKAPYYSIQDIREKKIGVMAVSSIHSSLKKAEFTYGVFKDTTVFHRAQEALNALDKDEVNCLVYDLLSINSLIRAKTGSYRVLDEAISYEEYVIAFRKEDSALMKAVESTLKNMAKTDFLEKTSKKWFGANISIIGR, from the coding sequence ATGAAAAAAAGCGAAAAGAATATTTTTAAACTCATGATTCTATTTTTATTTATAGTCTCAAGTTTATCGGGATGCAAACCCAAAGCCGTAAAGACAGAAAAAAAACAACATGATATTTCGCTGGCAAAAGTTTTGGTTAAAAAAGAATTTGTAATAGGCATAAGGGATGACTACCCGCCGTTTTCTTTTCTGAACCTTTTTACGACTAAACTGGAAGGGTATGACATCGAAATTGCAGAAGAATTATGCACAAAAATGAAAATAAAACCTATTTTTAAAGTTATAAAATGGGATGAAAGAGAAAAATTGCTTAATAACGGAGATATTGACTGTATATGGGGAGCCTTTGCCTATAGCGAGGAAAATGCTAAAAAGTATTTACTTACTGAGCCCTATATAAAAAGTGCTGTAATTTTGGTTGTAAAAGATAAGGCGCCTTATTATTCTATCCAAGATATAAGAGAAAAAAAGATAGGAGTTATGGCTGTATCATCTATACATTCAAGTCTTAAAAAAGCGGAATTCACTTATGGAGTATTTAAAGACACGACCGTATTTCATAGAGCACAAGAAGCCTTAAATGCTCTTGACAAGGATGAAGTAAACTGCTTGGTTTATGATTTATTGTCGATAAATAGCCTAATACGGGCTAAAACCGGCTCTTACAGGGTTCTTGATGAAGCGATATCATATGAAGAATATGTTATAGCCTTTAGAAAAGAGGATTCGGCCCTTATGAAAGCCGTCGAATCCACTTTAAAAAATATGGCTAAAACCGATTTTTTAGAAAAAACAAGTAAAAAGTGGTTTGGAGCCAACATATCCATCATAGGCCGCTAG
- the pyrH gene encoding UMP kinase, with protein sequence MVTVLSVGGSIVAPDKPDFDFLDKFSKTVRNWLSQDSTRKLIMVIGGGAPARDYQNAYRTVCDLRKGSICNDEADWIGIMATRLNAQLVKAIFADLCPNPVVYDPTAVDMFAGQILVAAGWKPGFSTDNDAVLLAERFSGELVVNLSNIAKVYTDDPKKNPDAKPIDNISWEDFIKIVGTEWVPGKNTPFDPVASQRAQKAGIRVICAAGKDIENLENILNGKEFKGTVIG encoded by the coding sequence ATGGTAACAGTTTTGTCGGTAGGAGGCTCTATAGTAGCCCCGGATAAGCCGGATTTTGATTTCTTGGATAAATTTTCGAAAACCGTCAGGAATTGGCTTTCGCAAGACTCAACACGCAAACTTATAATGGTAATCGGAGGCGGAGCTCCTGCCCGGGATTATCAAAATGCATATAGAACAGTATGTGATCTAAGAAAGGGCTCAATATGCAATGATGAAGCGGATTGGATAGGAATAATGGCTACAAGGCTCAATGCACAGCTGGTAAAGGCTATTTTTGCGGATCTTTGCCCAAATCCTGTAGTTTATGACCCTACTGCAGTCGATATGTTTGCAGGACAAATTTTGGTTGCAGCGGGATGGAAGCCCGGTTTTTCTACAGATAATGATGCAGTTTTGCTTGCAGAAAGATTTTCAGGTGAATTAGTTGTAAACCTGTCAAATATCGCCAAAGTTTACACGGATGACCCCAAAAAAAATCCTGATGCAAAACCCATAGATAACATCTCTTGGGAAGATTTTATCAAAATAGTCGGAACAGAATGGGTTCCGGGCAAAAATACGCCTTTTGACCCTGTAGCAAGCCAGAGAGCTCAAAAAGCAGGTATAAGAGTAATTTGTGCTGCCGGAAAAGACATTGAGAATTTGGAAAATATTCTAAACGGTAAAGAATTTAAAGGAACGGTGATAGGTTAG
- a CDS encoding ABC transporter substrate-binding protein: MRSKLNSRAVFFLTIFSIFLIFSCKKNESYEILSDDISLAQVLVKSKLIVGVNAYNPPMCFYNQKNEVIGFDIDVFKAIADEMDVDVEFLPMKPAEIIESIDNGSIDCIASGFSYSDERNKTYELTKPYLHNAVVFLTLKSHNIKSIEDLKGKKIGGQKTSLGVDLIKNNPDLMNKFHSVKDSYNNTPQALLDLKSLGIDACVGDVSTMAIYLAKEPDMYSLVEDALALNFYVYAFKKGSTALKNEVERVLFDLEKEGKLEEISRKWFEADMVIFGK; the protein is encoded by the coding sequence ATGCGTAGTAAACTAAACTCAAGAGCCGTCTTTTTTTTGACAATTTTTTCTATTTTTTTAATTTTTTCTTGCAAAAAAAATGAAAGTTATGAAATATTGTCGGATGATATTTCGCTTGCACAGGTTCTTGTAAAATCCAAACTCATTGTCGGAGTAAATGCATATAATCCTCCTATGTGCTTTTACAATCAAAAAAATGAAGTTATAGGATTCGATATCGATGTTTTTAAGGCAATTGCAGATGAAATGGATGTCGATGTAGAATTTTTGCCGATGAAACCGGCAGAAATCATAGAAAGCATAGATAATGGTTCTATCGACTGTATTGCATCGGGCTTTTCATACTCCGATGAAAGAAATAAAACTTATGAGTTGACAAAACCCTATCTGCATAATGCAGTAGTATTTTTGACTTTAAAATCACATAATATTAAAAGTATAGAAGACCTGAAAGGTAAAAAAATAGGCGGACAAAAGACAAGTTTAGGTGTTGATCTCATCAAAAATAATCCCGATTTGATGAATAAGTTCCATTCCGTAAAAGATTCGTATAATAATACGCCTCAGGCTTTACTCGATTTAAAAAGTCTCGGCATAGATGCCTGCGTGGGGGATGTTTCAACTATGGCAATATATTTAGCCAAAGAACCGGATATGTACAGCCTTGTCGAAGATGCATTAGCCTTGAACTTTTATGTGTATGCCTTTAAAAAAGGGAGCACTGCATTAAAAAACGAAGTGGAAAGAGTCTTATTCGATTTAGAAAAAGAGGGAAAACTTGAAGAAATTTCGAGAAAATGGTTTGAAGCCGATATGGTAATTTTCGGAAAATAA
- a CDS encoding TraR/DksA family transcriptional regulator, whose translation MKKKFIEEMKEYLLKEREEILTSLQKNDEEYAETLANSIPKDFADLASYSTDRDMLDFIGESNIKKLQKIDSALERIREGKYGKCITCKEQIPDDRLKALPYALKCIACQTKSEKKMRP comes from the coding sequence ATGAAAAAGAAGTTTATTGAGGAAATGAAAGAATATTTGCTTAAGGAGCGGGAGGAGATACTTACATCATTACAAAAAAATGATGAAGAATACGCAGAAACTTTGGCAAACAGCATCCCCAAAGACTTTGCAGATTTGGCCTCGTATAGTACCGACAGGGATATGCTTGATTTTATCGGAGAAAGCAATATTAAAAAGCTTCAAAAGATTGATTCGGCATTGGAAAGGATACGGGAAGGCAAGTATGGAAAATGTATTACCTGTAAGGAGCAGATACCGGATGACAGGCTTAAAGCCCTGCCCTACGCTTTAAAATGCATTGCATGCCAAACCAAATCCGAAAAAAAGATGCGCCCCTAA